The Sphingomonas sp. KR3-1 genome contains a region encoding:
- a CDS encoding aspartate-semialdehyde dehydrogenase → MGYRVVVAGATGNVGREMLNILAEREFPIDELAVLASSRSTGDMVDFGETGKQYKIQNIEHFDPAGWDIALFAIGSEGSKLYAPKFAAAGCTVIDNASLYRMDPDVPLIVPEVNPEAIDGYTKRGIIANPNCSTAQMVVALKPLHDAAKIKRVVVATYQSVSGAGKAGMDELFEQSRNIFVGDSAEPRKFTKQIAFNVIPHIDSFLDDGSTKEEWKMVVETKKILDPKIKVTATCVRVPVFVGHSEAINIEFEDEISAEQAKKILREAPGVMLIDKHEDGGYVTPIECVGEYATFISRVREDSTVENGLSLWCVSDNLRKGAALNAVQIAELLGRRHLKKAA, encoded by the coding sequence ATGGGCTACCGTGTCGTCGTCGCAGGCGCCACCGGCAATGTCGGGCGCGAAATGTTGAACATCCTGGCCGAGCGGGAATTCCCGATCGACGAGCTGGCCGTGCTGGCTTCGTCGCGCTCGACGGGCGACATGGTCGACTTCGGCGAGACCGGGAAACAGTACAAGATCCAGAACATCGAGCATTTCGACCCCGCAGGCTGGGACATCGCGCTGTTCGCGATCGGCTCGGAAGGCTCGAAGCTCTATGCGCCCAAGTTCGCCGCTGCCGGCTGCACGGTGATCGACAATGCGTCGCTCTACCGCATGGACCCGGACGTGCCGCTGATCGTGCCCGAGGTGAACCCGGAGGCGATCGACGGCTATACCAAGCGCGGCATCATCGCGAACCCGAACTGCTCGACCGCGCAGATGGTGGTGGCGCTCAAGCCGCTCCACGATGCCGCCAAGATCAAGCGCGTCGTCGTCGCCACCTACCAGTCGGTCTCCGGCGCGGGCAAGGCGGGCATGGACGAGCTGTTCGAGCAGAGCCGCAACATCTTCGTCGGCGACAGCGCCGAGCCGAGGAAGTTCACCAAGCAGATCGCCTTCAACGTGATCCCGCACATCGACTCCTTCCTGGACGACGGCTCGACCAAGGAAGAGTGGAAGATGGTGGTCGAGACCAAGAAGATCCTCGATCCCAAGATCAAGGTCACCGCCACCTGCGTGCGCGTGCCGGTGTTCGTCGGCCATTCGGAAGCGATCAACATCGAGTTCGAGGACGAGATCTCGGCCGAGCAGGCCAAGAAGATCCTGCGCGAGGCGCCGGGCGTGATGCTGATCGATAAGCATGAGGATGGCGGCTACGTCACTCCGATCGAGTGCGTCGGCGAATATGCCACCTTCATCAGCCGCGTCCGCGAGGACTCGACGGTGGAGAACGGCCTGTCGCTCTGGTGCGTCAGCGACAACCTCCGCAAGGGCGCGGCGCTCAACGCGGTGCAGATCGCCGAGCTGCTCGGCCGCCGCCACCTCAAAAAGGCGGCGTAA
- a CDS encoding patatin-like phospholipase family protein, protein MRRMLLIVLLGLSLGSCATKGALKMACADFSSFIHPIEMTPLERQIRALDLEALPPAERELADRLAAPEIARLQADPAFLAAAPAPSRPVLLLSGGGQWGAFGVGLMNQLVENHQFPDFAVVTGVSTGALQSLFVGAGLDRQDAQGKAIRDALEIAYSPARESDIVNRESIQALAAITGAMAGLAPLKRRFEDRICPKIYDPKSPAGQAGVCIVQTLRDTRTRKVLLGLIEANSGAFGYIDVQELLAPYGNSDADLAKATQCLAGAALASAAVPVFYQQVRVDGKTYYDGGVRQSVFLASVADAQRLAGDVVRRERARLLGREAGAAPGGGSDIYVIRNGPTVLPPDQVVMPGYPSEIDQKADALTAAQRGEAIMVNQLEVGSIAALRLSRPGGAIWFVSADGFENYTPTYDLTVRCGKLKEANRKAMFVPPFMKCMMDYGRNRATGGEPWIDLCHYDGTETRAICRRPDGTMPGAVGRR, encoded by the coding sequence ATGCGCCGGATGCTGCTGATCGTGCTGCTGGGGCTGAGCCTGGGCAGCTGCGCCACCAAGGGCGCGCTCAAGATGGCGTGCGCGGACTTCTCCAGCTTCATCCATCCGATCGAGATGACGCCGCTCGAGCGCCAGATCCGCGCGCTCGACCTCGAGGCGCTGCCGCCCGCCGAGCGCGAGCTGGCGGATCGGCTCGCCGCGCCCGAGATCGCGCGGCTGCAGGCCGACCCCGCCTTCCTCGCCGCAGCCCCGGCTCCCAGCCGCCCGGTGCTGCTGCTCTCGGGCGGCGGGCAATGGGGCGCATTCGGCGTCGGGCTGATGAACCAGCTCGTCGAGAACCACCAATTCCCCGATTTCGCGGTGGTGACAGGCGTGAGCACGGGCGCGCTGCAATCGCTGTTCGTCGGTGCCGGGCTGGACCGGCAGGACGCGCAGGGCAAGGCGATCCGCGACGCGCTGGAGATCGCCTATTCACCAGCCAGGGAAAGCGACATCGTCAACCGCGAGAGCATCCAGGCGCTGGCGGCGATCACCGGCGCGATGGCCGGCCTGGCGCCGCTCAAGCGCCGGTTCGAGGACCGGATCTGCCCGAAGATCTACGACCCCAAGTCGCCCGCCGGCCAGGCCGGGGTGTGCATCGTCCAGACGCTGCGCGACACCCGGACGCGCAAGGTGCTGCTCGGGCTGATCGAGGCCAATTCGGGCGCGTTCGGCTATATCGACGTGCAGGAGCTGCTCGCGCCCTACGGCAACAGCGACGCGGACCTCGCCAAGGCCACCCAGTGCCTGGCGGGCGCGGCGCTCGCCTCGGCAGCGGTGCCGGTGTTCTACCAGCAGGTCCGGGTCGACGGGAAAACCTATTATGACGGCGGCGTGCGGCAATCGGTGTTCCTCGCATCGGTGGCCGATGCGCAGCGGCTGGCCGGCGACGTGGTGCGGCGCGAGCGGGCGCGGCTGCTCGGGCGCGAGGCGGGCGCGGCGCCCGGCGGCGGAAGCGACATCTATGTGATCCGCAACGGCCCCACGGTGCTGCCGCCCGACCAGGTGGTGATGCCGGGCTATCCGTCGGAGATAGACCAGAAGGCCGATGCGCTGACCGCCGCGCAGCGCGGCGAGGCGATCATGGTCAACCAGCTCGAAGTCGGCTCGATCGCCGCGCTGCGGCTCAGCCGGCCGGGCGGCGCGATCTGGTTCGTCAGCGCCGACGGATTCGAGAACTACACGCCGACCTATGACCTCACGGTACGCTGCGGCAAGCTCAAGGAGGCGAACCGCAAGGCGATGTTCGTGCCGCCGTTCATGAAGTGCATGATGGACTATGGCCGCAACCGCGCCACCGGGGGCGAGCCGTGGATCGACCTGTGCCATTATGACGGGACGGAAACCCGGGCGATCTGCCGGCGGCCGGACGGGACGATGCCGGGCGCTGTGGGGCGGCGCTAG
- a CDS encoding DUF418 domain-containing protein yields MLAPVAGRARIDVLDMLRGVAILGIFFINVPYMAASVWTFSADVRLIGWSAADRDAWVAINLFFAGTQRCLLEFLFGAGMMVLARKAMAPDGPVAVADLYYRRNLWLLAFGLFDVFVLLWPGDILHIYALAALFLFPFRTLSPKWLVTLGLGWAVLTGVGIPEYGAREYAERVTLTRQVEAGDPAALAQWQKLGRHTPDPALVAREVQAHRGGWLPYAKEAWNYWSYLASNWLIWDVLEAFCTMLIGVALWKWGVIQGLRSARFYLWLAVGGYSFGIVARAYGISETLSFSPGPRSLWITGEFARMAIGLGHLALINLIAKSRAGNAALGVLKAPGRMAFSLYFLEQAVGKYILFAPWGLLPWGRYGWAQSALVSVIGIAALIAFANWWMRHFVSGPLEWLWRSLAYVKWQPLRRSEVNAPLPTGRSSSVRAASAAAPPAAR; encoded by the coding sequence ATGTTGGCGCCGGTGGCCGGCCGGGCGCGCATCGACGTGCTCGACATGCTGCGCGGAGTCGCGATCCTCGGCATCTTCTTCATCAACGTCCCCTATATGGCGGCGAGCGTCTGGACCTTCTCGGCCGATGTCCGCCTGATCGGCTGGAGCGCGGCGGACCGCGACGCCTGGGTGGCGATCAACCTCTTCTTCGCCGGCACCCAGCGCTGCCTGCTCGAATTTCTGTTCGGCGCCGGCATGATGGTATTGGCGCGCAAGGCGATGGCGCCGGACGGGCCGGTCGCGGTCGCCGACCTCTATTATCGCCGCAACCTGTGGCTGCTCGCCTTCGGCCTGTTCGACGTGTTCGTGCTGCTCTGGCCGGGCGACATCCTCCACATCTATGCGCTCGCTGCGCTGTTCCTCTTCCCGTTCCGCACGCTGAGCCCGAAATGGCTGGTGACGCTGGGCCTCGGCTGGGCGGTGCTGACCGGGGTGGGCATTCCCGAATATGGCGCGCGCGAATATGCCGAGCGGGTGACGCTCACCCGCCAGGTCGAGGCGGGCGATCCGGCGGCGCTGGCGCAGTGGCAGAAGCTCGGGCGGCACACGCCCGATCCCGCGCTGGTCGCGCGCGAAGTGCAGGCGCATCGCGGCGGCTGGCTGCCCTATGCCAAGGAAGCCTGGAATTATTGGAGCTATCTCGCCAGCAACTGGCTGATCTGGGATGTGCTCGAAGCGTTCTGCACGATGCTGATCGGCGTCGCGCTGTGGAAATGGGGCGTGATCCAGGGTCTCAGGAGCGCGCGTTTCTATCTGTGGCTGGCGGTAGGCGGCTACAGCTTCGGCATCGTCGCGCGCGCCTATGGCATCTCGGAGACGCTCAGCTTCTCGCCGGGCCCGCGCTCGCTGTGGATCACCGGCGAGTTCGCGCGGATGGCGATCGGCCTCGGCCATCTCGCGCTGATCAACCTGATCGCCAAGTCGCGCGCCGGCAATGCTGCGCTCGGCGTCCTCAAGGCGCCCGGCCGCATGGCCTTCTCGCTCTATTTCCTCGAGCAGGCGGTGGGGAAATACATCCTGTTCGCGCCCTGGGGCCTGCTGCCCTGGGGCCGCTATGGCTGGGCGCAATCGGCGCTGGTCTCGGTGATCGGGATCGCGGCGCTGATCGCCTTCGCCAATTGGTGGATGCGCCACTTCGTCAGCGGCCCGCTGGAGTGGCTGTGGCGCAGCCTCGCCTATGTGAAGTGGCAGCC
- a CDS encoding GFA family protein, whose translation MIAGGCHCGAVRYTLALDDLPAVYCCHCLKCQSWAGSAFTEQAPVSEGALSVEGPVVEYSFTNPSGSTSRQRVCGTCHTRIYNTNSARPGLAMVRAGTLDRSDELVPAAHIWVKRKQPWVVIADDVPQWPESAPMAEFAAVLSR comes from the coding sequence GTGATCGCGGGCGGCTGCCATTGCGGCGCCGTCCGCTACACGCTGGCATTGGACGACCTGCCGGCGGTCTATTGCTGCCATTGCCTGAAGTGCCAGAGCTGGGCGGGGAGCGCCTTCACCGAGCAGGCGCCGGTCAGCGAGGGGGCATTGTCGGTCGAAGGGCCGGTGGTCGAATACAGCTTCACCAATCCGAGCGGATCGACGTCGCGTCAGCGAGTCTGCGGCACCTGCCACACGCGGATCTACAACACCAACAGCGCCCGTCCCGGGCTGGCGATGGTGCGCGCCGGCACGCTCGATCGCAGCGACGAGCTGGTGCCCGCTGCGCATATCTGGGTGAAGCGCAAGCAGCCCTGGGTCGTCATCGCCGACGACGTGCCGCAATGGCCCGAAAGCGCGCCGATGGCCGAGTTCGCGGCAGTGCTTTCGCGCTGA
- a CDS encoding DUF418 domain-containing protein — MTDATGVPLAPVRGKARIDVLDMLRGLAILGIFFMNIPFMGAQVSKLFLDPRLIGWKPLDQASWWGIQVVLEGTQRGLLEMLFGAGLMVFARAAMAPDGPVAVADLYWRRNLWLLAFGILDIFVLLWPGDILHIYALAALLLFPFRRVSPKWLIVLGMGFALYTAGTGAWRYVERNTLVERAHVAEAKLASHRPVSAEEKKALEDWRKKVENLRTGGEEMQGVRAMEAKGHGGSLWAYAGLQIGFYQMFLWPEILKSVAEAFCMMLVGIALWKWGVIQGQRSARLYLLLMLACYLPGLALRTVASFEYLSDIPGPKLMWMTAEFARMAVSIGHVALVNLAVKSGAGRALLAPFKAAGRMAFSLYFLQQIIGLQLLYSPWGLGLWGRQGWSDLAGTVLIVIAAQLLLANVWLRFFAAGPLEWLWRSLAYVHWQPFRQRQTA; from the coding sequence ATGACGGATGCGACGGGGGTGCCGCTTGCGCCGGTACGCGGCAAGGCGCGGATCGACGTGCTCGACATGCTGCGCGGGCTGGCGATCCTCGGCATCTTCTTCATGAACATCCCCTTCATGGGGGCGCAGGTCTCCAAGCTGTTCCTCGATCCCCGGCTGATCGGCTGGAAGCCGCTCGACCAGGCGAGCTGGTGGGGAATCCAGGTGGTGCTGGAGGGCACCCAGCGCGGCCTGCTCGAAATGCTGTTCGGCGCCGGGCTGATGGTGTTCGCCCGCGCAGCGATGGCGCCCGACGGGCCAGTGGCGGTCGCCGACCTCTATTGGCGGCGCAATCTCTGGCTGCTCGCCTTCGGCATCTTAGACATCTTCGTCCTGCTCTGGCCGGGCGACATCCTCCACATCTATGCGCTGGCGGCGCTGCTGCTTTTCCCGTTCCGCCGGGTGAGTCCGAAATGGCTGATCGTGCTGGGCATGGGCTTCGCGCTCTATACGGCGGGCACCGGAGCCTGGCGCTATGTCGAGCGCAACACTCTGGTCGAGCGTGCGCATGTCGCCGAGGCGAAGCTCGCCAGCCACCGGCCGGTCAGCGCCGAGGAGAAGAAGGCGCTCGAGGACTGGCGCAAGAAGGTCGAGAATCTGCGCACCGGCGGCGAGGAAATGCAGGGCGTGCGGGCAATGGAGGCCAAGGGGCATGGCGGCAGTCTCTGGGCCTATGCAGGGCTGCAGATCGGCTTCTACCAGATGTTCCTCTGGCCCGAGATCTTGAAGAGCGTCGCCGAGGCTTTCTGCATGATGCTGGTCGGCATAGCGCTGTGGAAATGGGGTGTGATCCAGGGGCAAAGGAGCGCGCGCTTATACCTGCTGCTGATGCTCGCCTGCTATCTCCCCGGCCTGGCGCTGCGCACCGTGGCGAGCTTCGAATATCTGTCGGACATTCCCGGGCCCAAGCTGATGTGGATGACGGCGGAATTCGCGCGAATGGCGGTCTCGATCGGCCATGTCGCGCTGGTCAACCTGGCAGTGAAGAGCGGGGCGGGGCGGGCGCTCCTGGCGCCGTTCAAGGCGGCCGGGCGAATGGCGTTCTCGCTCTATTTCCTGCAGCAGATCATCGGGCTGCAGCTCCTCTATTCGCCCTGGGGGCTGGGGCTATGGGGCCGGCAAGGCTGGTCCGACCTGGCGGGCACGGTGCTGATCGTCATCGCCGCGCAGCTCCTGCTGGCCAATGTCTGGTTGCGCTTCTTCGCTGCCGGACCGCTCGAATGGCTCTGGCGCAGCCTCGCCTATGTGCACTGGCAGCCGTTCCGCCAGCGGCAGACGGCCTAG